A part of Thiohalorhabdus sp. Cl-TMA genomic DNA contains:
- a CDS encoding murein transglycosylase A — translation MAVFALLLLMAACATLEPPKEKPREPGVGPMVPWSKVPGWKAGSQAEAWPALLATCERLGSTPDWRAICDEAELYPNPSDAQARFFMRTRFTPHRMVGGGDDDRGLITGYYVPLLNGSFEPTERYRYPLYEPPEDLLHINLGARFVRLAGERVRGRLNGNQEVVPYYDRARIESDAQPLSGNELLWVDNRIDRFFLHIQGSGRIRLPDGEVVKVGYADQNGRRYVSIGKVLIDRGDLTSEEVSLPAIRSWLHSHPGRVRPLLNENPSYVFFALRETNLGGPLGSLGVPLTPRRSLAVDPDHIPLGSPVWMTTKLPAPDHSDEQRPYRRLTFAQDTGGAINGAVRADLFTGQGVPGEWLAGRMKDDGRLYLFRPAWKYKPAGTQVAGEPAPDGSG, via the coding sequence GTTTTCGCGCTCCTGCTCCTCATGGCGGCCTGCGCCACACTGGAGCCCCCCAAGGAAAAGCCCCGCGAGCCGGGTGTCGGCCCCATGGTGCCCTGGTCGAAGGTCCCGGGCTGGAAGGCGGGCAGCCAGGCCGAAGCCTGGCCCGCCCTGCTCGCCACCTGCGAGCGCCTCGGCAGCACGCCCGACTGGCGGGCCATCTGCGACGAGGCGGAGCTCTATCCGAACCCCAGTGACGCCCAGGCGCGCTTCTTCATGCGCACGCGCTTCACGCCGCACCGCATGGTGGGGGGCGGAGACGACGACCGGGGCCTGATCACCGGCTACTACGTGCCCCTGCTGAACGGCAGCTTCGAGCCCACCGAGCGCTACCGGTACCCGCTCTACGAGCCCCCCGAGGATCTGCTGCACATCAACCTGGGCGCCCGCTTCGTGCGGCTCGCCGGCGAGCGGGTCCGCGGCCGCCTCAACGGGAATCAGGAGGTGGTGCCCTACTACGACCGCGCCCGGATCGAGAGCGACGCCCAACCCCTGTCCGGTAACGAGCTGCTCTGGGTGGACAACCGCATCGACCGGTTCTTCCTGCACATCCAGGGCTCCGGCCGAATCCGGCTACCCGACGGCGAGGTGGTCAAGGTGGGCTACGCGGACCAGAACGGGCGCCGTTACGTCTCCATTGGCAAGGTCCTGATCGACCGCGGCGACCTCACCAGCGAAGAGGTCTCCCTGCCCGCCATCCGGTCGTGGCTCCACAGCCATCCGGGCCGGGTCCGCCCCCTGTTGAACGAGAACCCCAGCTACGTCTTCTTCGCCCTGCGCGAAACGAACCTCGGCGGCCCGCTGGGCTCTCTCGGCGTGCCGCTGACGCCGCGCCGCTCTTTGGCCGTGGACCCGGACCACATTCCCCTCGGATCCCCCGTATGGATGACCACTAAGCTGCCGGCCCCCGACCACAGCGACGAGCAGCGGCCCTATCGCCGTTTGACCTTCGCCCAGGACACCGGCGGGGCGATTAACGGGGCCGTGCGGGCGGACCTTTTCACCGGGCAGGGTGTCCCAGGAGAATGGCTTGCCGGGCGCATGAAGGACGACGGGCGGCTCTACCTGTTCCGGCCCGCCTGGAAGTACAAGCCCGCCGGGACGCAGGTGGCCGGGGAGCCGGCACCGGACGGCTCCGGCTAG
- the rdgB gene encoding RdgB/HAM1 family non-canonical purine NTP pyrophosphatase has translation MQEVVVATGNAGKLGELNELLAPLGWRARPQGDFGVEGPEETGLTFVENALLKARHAARETGLPALADDSGLAVAALDGAPGIYSSRYAGAGASDADNLDMLLTTLGDTPEEARNAFFYCTLVLLHGAEDPCPLIAEGRWPGRITREPAGAGGFGYDPVFLVPERGVTAAQLDPEEKSRLSHRGRAMQALRERLTEEGRG, from the coding sequence ATGCAAGAAGTGGTTGTCGCCACGGGGAACGCCGGCAAGCTGGGCGAGCTCAACGAGCTGCTGGCGCCCCTGGGCTGGCGGGCTCGTCCGCAGGGCGATTTCGGAGTGGAGGGCCCGGAGGAGACCGGCCTGACCTTCGTCGAGAACGCCCTCCTCAAGGCCCGGCACGCGGCAAGGGAGACCGGCCTGCCTGCCCTGGCCGACGACTCGGGGCTGGCGGTGGCGGCGCTGGACGGCGCCCCCGGCATCTACTCCAGCCGCTACGCCGGGGCCGGCGCTTCCGACGCCGACAATCTGGACATGCTGCTGACCACCCTCGGTGATACCCCGGAGGAAGCGCGGAACGCCTTCTTCTACTGCACCCTGGTGCTGCTGCACGGCGCCGAGGACCCCTGCCCACTGATCGCCGAGGGGCGCTGGCCGGGCCGCATCACCCGGGAGCCCGCCGGAGCCGGGGGCTTCGGCTACGACCCGGTCTTCCTCGTGCCGGAGCGCGGGGTGACCGCCGCTCAGCTGGATCCCGAGGAAAAATCCCGCCTTTCCCACCGCGGCCGGGCCATGCAAGCCCTGCGCGAACGCCTCACGGAGGAGGGGCGCGGTTGA
- the hemW gene encoding radical SAM family heme chaperone HemW, producing the protein MTPPRPADVPLGIYVHVPFCLKKCPYCDFNSHAREGALPESAYLEALRTELRRRAPLAGTRRAGSVFFGGGTPSLFGGGFYAAILEELERFVGLADDCEITLEANPGASEADRFAAFRAAGINRLSVGVQSLDDDSLKRLGRVHSADEARRAVAAAREAGFDNLNLDLMFGLPGQTPEGAVADLAGLLALAPEHIALYQLTIEPNTVFSARPPALPEDDTVADTEIALRDRLAEAGFRHYETSNHALPGRACRHNRNYWEFGDYLGLGAGAHGKLTTGDGILRTRNFAGPEAYMRAAADGDPAVERHQPEAADLPGEFALNVLRLNDGVPTRLFPERTGLPADHLAAPRAEAERLGLLHPDPAHLAPTERGRTFLNDLIGLFLE; encoded by the coding sequence TTGACCCCGCCGCGCCCCGCGGACGTGCCGCTGGGCATCTACGTGCACGTCCCCTTCTGCCTGAAGAAGTGCCCCTACTGCGACTTCAACTCGCATGCCCGGGAAGGGGCCCTCCCCGAATCCGCCTACCTGGAGGCGCTGCGGACCGAGCTGCGCCGCCGCGCCCCCTTGGCCGGGACCCGGCGGGCGGGGAGCGTGTTCTTCGGCGGCGGCACCCCCTCCCTCTTCGGGGGCGGCTTCTACGCCGCGATCCTGGAGGAGCTGGAGCGCTTCGTGGGCCTCGCCGACGACTGCGAGATCACCCTGGAGGCCAACCCGGGCGCCAGCGAGGCGGATCGCTTCGCGGCCTTCCGCGCCGCCGGTATCAACCGGCTGAGCGTTGGCGTGCAATCCCTGGATGACGACTCCCTGAAACGCCTGGGGCGCGTCCATTCCGCCGACGAGGCCCGCCGGGCGGTGGCCGCGGCCCGCGAGGCCGGCTTCGACAACCTCAACCTCGATCTCATGTTCGGCCTTCCCGGGCAAACCCCCGAGGGTGCCGTGGCCGACCTGGCGGGCTTACTGGCCCTGGCGCCCGAGCACATCGCGCTCTACCAGCTCACCATCGAGCCCAACACGGTCTTCTCCGCCCGGCCACCCGCACTGCCCGAGGACGATACGGTGGCCGACACCGAGATCGCCCTGCGAGACCGGCTGGCGGAGGCCGGCTTCCGGCACTACGAGACCTCCAATCACGCCCTGCCGGGCCGGGCCTGCCGGCACAACCGCAACTACTGGGAGTTCGGCGATTACCTGGGCCTGGGCGCCGGGGCCCACGGCAAGCTCACCACCGGCGACGGCATCCTGCGTACCCGCAATTTCGCCGGACCGGAGGCCTACATGCGTGCTGCGGCGGACGGCGACCCCGCCGTGGAGCGCCACCAGCCGGAAGCCGCCGACCTGCCCGGGGAATTCGCCCTGAACGTCCTTCGGCTCAACGATGGCGTCCCAACGCGGCTGTTCCCGGAGCGCACCGGTCTGCCCGCCGACCATCTGGCGGCTCCCCGCGCCGAGGCGGAGCGCCTCGGCCTGCTCCATCCCGACCCGGCCCACCTGGCGCCCACGGAGCGAGGTCGGACCTTCCTCAATGACCTCATCGGGCTGTTTCTGGAATAA
- a CDS encoding gamma-glutamylcyclotransferase family protein, producing MRVFVYGTLKPGHANWRRLLQGRVGRWRAGKIEGRLFDLSLGFPAAVTGSGWVHGYILHLTEPLLALVDDLEGFSPGRPPARNNYNRRQVPGFTPQGAPLGRVHAYFMEPDKVERLGGTELPGGVWRPLTE from the coding sequence ATGCGCGTCTTCGTCTACGGCACCCTGAAGCCCGGCCACGCCAACTGGCGGCGCCTCTTACAGGGCCGCGTGGGAAGGTGGCGGGCCGGCAAGATCGAGGGGCGGCTTTTCGATCTTTCCCTGGGGTTTCCCGCCGCCGTTACCGGATCGGGCTGGGTGCACGGCTATATCCTGCACCTGACCGAGCCGCTGCTCGCCCTGGTGGACGACCTGGAGGGCTTCTCCCCCGGGCGCCCCCCTGCGCGCAACAACTACAACCGCCGGCAAGTGCCCGGCTTCACGCCGCAGGGGGCGCCGCTGGGGCGCGTTCACGCCTATTTCATGGAGCCGGACAAGGTGGAACGGCTGGGGGGAACGGAGCTACCGGGCGGGGTCTGGCGGCCGCTGACGGAATAG
- the trmB gene encoding tRNA (guanosine(46)-N7)-methyltransferase TrmB: protein MSDHPSQHQRPERAIRSYVLRKGRLTKGQQRALEELLPRFAVPEAPRVADWPALFGREAPVALEIGIGGGEALVGMAGRHPNWNWVGLDVYPPGVGKLLLSLEAEGLDNVRVGLVDAVDFLADQVPDGSLAACYIFFPDPWSKERHKKRRLIQAPFLDLLAERLAPGADLFLATDWADYAQWMVEVMEAHPRYANIHGPGAFAPRCPDRPPTKFEERGEQRGHEVYDLHYRRL from the coding sequence ATGTCGGATCATCCTTCCCAGCACCAGCGGCCGGAGCGCGCCATCCGCAGCTATGTCCTGCGCAAGGGGCGCCTGACCAAGGGCCAGCAGCGCGCCCTGGAGGAGCTGCTCCCCCGGTTCGCCGTTCCGGAAGCGCCGCGTGTCGCTGACTGGCCGGCGCTGTTCGGCCGCGAGGCCCCGGTGGCCCTGGAGATCGGCATCGGCGGTGGCGAGGCGCTGGTGGGCATGGCCGGTAGGCACCCCAACTGGAACTGGGTGGGGCTCGACGTCTATCCGCCGGGCGTGGGCAAGCTCCTGCTCTCCCTGGAGGCGGAAGGGCTGGACAACGTCCGCGTGGGCCTCGTGGATGCGGTGGATTTCCTCGCCGACCAGGTGCCCGACGGAAGCCTAGCGGCCTGCTATATCTTCTTCCCCGACCCCTGGTCCAAGGAGCGCCACAAGAAGCGACGCCTGATCCAGGCGCCTTTCCTGGACCTACTGGCGGAGCGTCTGGCCCCCGGCGCGGACCTCTTCCTGGCCACCGACTGGGCGGATTACGCCCAATGGATGGTGGAGGTCATGGAGGCGCACCCCCGCTACGCGAACATCCACGGGCCAGGCGCCTTTGCCCCGCGCTGCCCGGACCGCCCGCCCACCAAGTTCGAGGAGCGCGGCGAACAGCGCGGCCACGAGGTCTACGACCTGCACTATCGGCGCCTCTGA
- a CDS encoding NAD-dependent epimerase/dehydratase family protein → MVPHAQRAQKRHPAVAIAGCGYVGARLAAVLAAAGHRVFAGRRTSVVEWPEGVEPFHLDLDTASGGKFPVPASAMVCAFPPGRGGLRDYRMARLLARLAHHPPDRLVYLSTTGVYGNRGGILTPETTPLAPGTDRARRRQDAERQVRAFGARHATSVQILRVSGIYGPGRLPVERIRAGEGLRVDWPEPRFTNAIHVDDLVRLVLAALRQGRPNRAYNACDGVDRRQGALLEAVAAVLGVPLPPPVSPETAYRELSAMRLSFLEESRRCSIRRAGGELGWEPVHTDLEAAVRCSLREEGRL, encoded by the coding sequence ATGGTACCGCATGCACAGAGGGCCCAAAAGCGCCACCCCGCGGTGGCCATAGCGGGCTGCGGCTACGTCGGAGCCCGTCTAGCGGCGGTTCTGGCCGCCGCGGGCCATCGGGTGTTCGCCGGACGGCGTACCTCGGTGGTGGAATGGCCCGAGGGGGTGGAGCCTTTCCATCTCGATCTGGACACCGCCTCGGGCGGGAAATTCCCGGTGCCGGCGTCCGCCATGGTGTGCGCCTTCCCGCCCGGCCGCGGGGGCCTGCGTGACTACCGCATGGCCCGGCTTCTGGCCCGCCTGGCCCACCACCCGCCGGACCGCCTCGTCTATCTGAGCACCACCGGGGTCTACGGCAATCGGGGCGGGATCCTGACCCCCGAGACCACCCCCTTGGCTCCCGGTACGGACCGTGCCCGCCGACGACAGGATGCCGAGCGGCAGGTGCGGGCCTTCGGCGCCCGCCATGCCACCAGTGTCCAGATCCTCCGGGTCTCCGGCATCTACGGCCCCGGACGCCTCCCGGTGGAGCGGATCCGGGCCGGGGAAGGTTTGCGGGTGGACTGGCCGGAGCCCCGCTTTACCAACGCCATCCACGTGGACGATCTGGTGCGCCTGGTGCTGGCCGCCCTGCGCCAGGGGCGTCCCAACCGGGCCTATAACGCCTGTGACGGCGTGGACCGTCGCCAGGGGGCCCTGCTGGAGGCGGTGGCCGCCGTGCTCGGCGTCCCCCTCCCGCCGCCCGTCAGCCCCGAGACGGCCTACCGGGAGCTCTCCGCCATGCGCCTTTCCTTCCTGGAGGAATCCCGCCGCTGCAGCATCCGCCGGGCCGGCGGGGAGCTGGGCTGGGAGCCCGTCCACACGGATCTGGAAGCCGCTGTTCGGTGCAGCCTGCGGGAAGAGGGAAGGCTGTAG
- a CDS encoding CDP-6-deoxy-delta-3,4-glucoseen reductase, translating to MAYTVKLEPSGKQFEVEPGQSILDAAMHHGVNLPYGCRNGACGDCKGKLVSGQVDYGQYKPTAMSEEERAQGSALFCQAQPQSDLVIEAYEIDDARKAEVRRLPCRVHEARKLTHDIMEVSLKLPSAERLQYLAGQYIEVILKDGRRRAFSIANTPLHDELLTVHIRYVPGGEFTEHVFEHLKPKEIWNFEGPLGDFYLRDSDRPAILVAGGTGLGPIKAILETAFEEGVERDFHLFFGVRAQRDLYLTELLDQWQQEHANFRWTPALSDPTEEDTHWTGDTGYIHDVLPRYYGDLSGHEGYLAGPPPMVDAASETLKQLGVDKDRLFSDAFTYSTE from the coding sequence ATGGCGTATACGGTCAAGCTGGAGCCCAGCGGCAAACAGTTCGAGGTCGAGCCGGGACAGAGCATCCTGGATGCGGCCATGCACCACGGCGTCAACCTCCCCTACGGGTGCCGCAACGGAGCCTGCGGGGACTGCAAGGGGAAGCTGGTCTCGGGACAGGTGGACTACGGCCAGTACAAGCCCACCGCCATGAGCGAGGAAGAGCGCGCCCAGGGATCGGCCCTGTTCTGTCAGGCGCAGCCGCAATCCGATCTAGTGATCGAGGCCTACGAGATCGACGACGCCCGGAAGGCCGAGGTCCGGCGACTGCCGTGCCGGGTCCACGAAGCCCGCAAGCTGACCCACGACATCATGGAGGTCAGCCTCAAGCTGCCCTCCGCGGAGCGGCTGCAGTACCTGGCGGGCCAGTACATCGAGGTCATCCTGAAGGACGGTCGGCGACGGGCCTTCTCCATCGCCAACACGCCCCTGCACGACGAGCTCCTGACCGTGCACATCCGCTACGTCCCCGGCGGCGAGTTCACCGAGCACGTCTTCGAGCACCTCAAGCCCAAGGAGATCTGGAACTTCGAGGGGCCGCTGGGCGATTTCTATCTGCGCGACAGCGACCGGCCGGCGATCCTGGTGGCCGGCGGTACCGGACTCGGCCCCATCAAGGCCATTCTGGAGACCGCCTTCGAGGAGGGCGTGGAGCGCGACTTCCACCTGTTCTTCGGCGTCCGCGCCCAGCGCGACCTCTATCTCACCGAGCTCCTCGACCAGTGGCAGCAGGAGCATGCCAATTTCCGGTGGACGCCCGCCCTCTCCGATCCCACCGAGGAGGACACCCACTGGACCGGCGACACGGGCTACATCCACGACGTGCTGCCGCGGTACTACGGGGATCTCTCCGGGCACGAGGGCTACCTTGCCGGACCGCCGCCCATGGTGGACGCCGCCAGCGAGACCCTGAAGCAGCTGGGCGTGGACAAGGACCGGCTCTTCTCCGACGCCTTCACCTACTCCACGGAATAG